In Clostridiaceae bacterium, a single genomic region encodes these proteins:
- a CDS encoding alanine--glyoxylate aminotransferase family protein — translation MHKKLFIPGPVEVREDVLQKMATPMIGHRTKDASNLQRRISEKMRKVMYTENEILLSTSSGSGLMEGAVRSCTRKRAAIFSVGAFGDRWYKMAVANGVPADKFSSDLGKATTPEMVDQVLSTGKYDLITITHNETSTGVMNPVEEISQVMKKYPEVVWCMDAVSSLGGTKIEVDKLGVDICITSSQKCLGLPPGLAICSFSEKAVEAAKKVEFRGVYLDLLDLYNYIKKKDYQYPSTPSLSHMFALDYQLDRILEEGLEQRFARHLEMAKYVRQWAKENFALFPEERYASNTLTTIKNTRNINVGDLNKKLGEMGYAISNGYGDLKEVTFRIAHMADATMDDIVELLKAIDSLIN, via the coding sequence ATGCATAAGAAACTTTTTATTCCCGGACCTGTTGAAGTCAGAGAAGATGTTCTTCAAAAAATGGCCACACCCATGATAGGACACAGAACAAAAGATGCTTCAAATTTGCAGAGAAGAATTTCAGAAAAAATGAGAAAAGTGATGTATACCGAAAATGAGATACTGCTCTCAACATCTTCAGGGAGCGGATTAATGGAAGGCGCTGTACGTTCTTGTACAAGAAAGAGAGCAGCAATTTTTTCAGTAGGAGCTTTTGGAGACAGATGGTATAAGATGGCTGTGGCCAATGGCGTTCCCGCAGATAAGTTTTCTTCTGACCTGGGGAAGGCTACAACTCCTGAGATGGTAGATCAGGTACTGTCTACAGGAAAATACGATTTAATAACTATTACACATAATGAAACATCAACAGGAGTTATGAACCCGGTTGAAGAAATCAGCCAGGTAATGAAGAAATACCCTGAAGTTGTATGGTGTATGGATGCAGTAAGTTCATTAGGTGGGACAAAAATAGAAGTAGATAAATTGGGAGTTGATATATGCATCACCTCTTCACAAAAGTGTTTGGGGTTGCCTCCCGGACTGGCTATCTGTTCATTTTCTGAAAAAGCTGTAGAAGCTGCCAAAAAAGTAGAATTCAGGGGTGTATATCTGGATTTGCTTGATTTATATAATTATATCAAGAAAAAGGATTACCAGTATCCATCAACTCCTTCACTTTCACATATGTTTGCCCTTGACTACCAGCTGGACAGAATATTGGAAGAAGGGCTTGAACAGAGGTTTGCCAGACATCTGGAAATGGCCAAGTATGTCCGCCAGTGGGCAAAAGAGAATTTTGCGCTATTTCCTGAGGAAAGATATGCTTCCAACACTCTTACAACAATAAAAAATACCAGGAACATTAATGTAGGAGATTTGAATAAAAAACTTGGAGAAATGGGGTATGCTATTTCTAACGGCTACGGTGACCTTAAAGAAGTAACATTCAGGATAGCTCATATGGCTGATGCTACTATGGATGATATAGTAGAATTGCTTAAAGCGATTGACAGCTTAATTAATTAG